The proteins below are encoded in one region of Acidithiobacillus ferrooxidans ATCC 23270:
- the gap gene encoding type I glyceraldehyde-3-phosphate dehydrogenase, which yields MALRIGINGYGRIGRNILRAVYEADRTAEVQIVAVNDLGSPETNAHLTQYDSVHGRFPFPVNVDDGDMLIGDDRVKVLAERDPSKLPWGDLGVDVVLECTGFFASREKAALHLKGGAKKVLISAPAKDAVDLTVVYGVNHQLLDPAKHHIVSNGSCTTNCLAPLAKTLNDLAGIEAGTMNTIHSMTNDQRIIDVYHEDLRRARAAGMSMIPTSTGAAKAIGLVLPELAGKLDGFAIRVPTHNVSLVDLTCIVNKEVSVDEIHAAMKAASQGALKGVYGYNDKPLVSIDFNHNPHSSTYESSLTKVKGKLVKVCSWYDNEWGFSNRMVDTALAMMGQAR from the coding sequence ATGGCACTGCGTATTGGTATTAACGGCTATGGGCGTATCGGACGGAACATCCTGCGGGCCGTCTATGAGGCGGACCGCACCGCCGAAGTTCAGATTGTCGCGGTCAATGACCTGGGCAGCCCCGAAACCAACGCCCACCTGACACAGTATGATTCCGTGCATGGCAGATTTCCTTTCCCGGTGAACGTTGACGACGGCGACATGCTGATCGGCGACGACCGGGTCAAGGTGCTTGCCGAACGCGATCCTTCCAAGCTGCCCTGGGGCGATCTGGGCGTGGACGTGGTGCTGGAGTGCACCGGCTTCTTTGCCTCCCGCGAAAAGGCGGCCCTGCACCTCAAGGGCGGCGCCAAGAAAGTGCTGATCTCCGCACCGGCAAAAGATGCGGTCGACCTCACCGTCGTCTACGGCGTCAACCACCAGTTGCTCGACCCCGCCAAGCACCACATCGTCTCCAACGGCTCCTGCACCACCAACTGCCTCGCACCCCTGGCCAAGACCCTTAATGATCTCGCCGGCATCGAGGCGGGGACCATGAACACCATCCACTCCATGACCAATGATCAGCGCATCATCGATGTCTATCACGAAGACCTGCGCCGTGCCCGCGCTGCCGGCATGAGCATGATCCCCACCAGCACTGGTGCCGCCAAGGCCATCGGCCTGGTACTGCCGGAGCTGGCAGGCAAGCTGGACGGCTTCGCTATCCGCGTGCCCACGCATAACGTCTCCCTCGTTGACCTCACCTGTATCGTCAACAAGGAGGTCTCCGTCGATGAAATCCACGCCGCCATGAAAGCAGCCAGCCAAGGCGCGCTCAAGGGTGTCTACGGCTACAACGACAAGCCTCTGGTCTCCATCGACTTCAACCACAATCCGCACTCCTCCACCTATGAGTCCTCACTGACCAAGGTCAAGGGCAAGCTGGTCAAGGTCTGCTCCTGGTACGACAACGAGTGGGGTTTCTCCAATCGTATGGTGGATACCGCCCTCGCCATGATGGGTCAGGCCCGCTGA
- a CDS encoding phosphoglycerate kinase, with protein MNVLRMMDVPLKGKRVLIREDLNVPMNDAGAITDDTRIRASLPTIRAALASGARVMLMSHLGRPKEGVFDEKASLAPVAAHLSQLLGRDVPLVRDWLDAGKDRLAQLQDGDVVVLENVRFNTGESKDDEALSKKMAALCDVFVMDAFGTAHRAQASTHGVGKFAPVACAGPLLVNELDALGKALQNPRRPLVAIVAGSKVSTKLTILKSLADKVDQLVVGGGIANTFILAAGHSVGKSLCEADLVPDAQAIIAAARAKGGDVPLPSDVVVAKAFSETAPARTCRVDDIAADDMVLDIGPDTAKTLGDILRKAGTIVWNGPVGVFEFDAFAGGTEAIARAVAESSAFSIAGGGDTIAAINKFHIEDKVSYISTGGGAFLEFLEGKTLPAVAMLEERARGTHT; from the coding sequence ATGAATGTCCTGCGTATGATGGATGTGCCATTAAAGGGCAAACGGGTGCTGATTCGTGAGGACCTCAACGTCCCCATGAATGATGCGGGGGCTATCACCGATGACACCCGCATCCGCGCCAGCCTGCCCACCATTCGCGCCGCGCTGGCCAGCGGCGCACGGGTGATGCTGATGTCCCATCTGGGGCGTCCCAAGGAAGGCGTTTTCGACGAAAAGGCCAGCCTCGCTCCGGTCGCCGCCCACCTCAGCCAGTTGCTGGGCCGCGATGTGCCGTTGGTACGGGACTGGCTGGATGCCGGTAAGGATCGCCTTGCGCAGCTTCAGGATGGCGATGTCGTCGTGCTGGAAAACGTGCGTTTCAATACTGGCGAAAGCAAGGACGACGAGGCGCTGTCCAAAAAGATGGCTGCCCTCTGTGACGTGTTTGTGATGGACGCCTTCGGTACCGCCCATCGCGCCCAGGCCAGCACCCACGGGGTCGGCAAGTTCGCTCCCGTCGCCTGCGCCGGTCCGCTGCTGGTCAATGAGCTGGACGCGCTGGGCAAGGCCCTGCAGAACCCCCGGCGTCCTCTGGTCGCCATTGTCGCCGGGTCCAAGGTGTCCACCAAGCTGACCATCCTGAAGTCCCTGGCAGACAAGGTGGATCAACTGGTGGTGGGTGGTGGCATCGCCAACACCTTCATCCTCGCCGCAGGTCATTCTGTCGGCAAATCCCTCTGTGAAGCGGATCTGGTGCCTGATGCCCAAGCCATCATCGCCGCAGCCAGGGCCAAGGGCGGCGATGTCCCGCTGCCCAGCGACGTGGTGGTCGCCAAGGCATTTTCCGAGACGGCCCCGGCGCGAACCTGCAGGGTGGATGATATCGCTGCCGATGACATGGTGCTCGATATCGGTCCCGACACCGCCAAAACGCTGGGCGATATCCTGCGCAAGGCGGGTACCATCGTCTGGAATGGCCCGGTGGGCGTATTTGAGTTTGACGCCTTCGCCGGCGGCACCGAGGCCATTGCTCGGGCGGTGGCGGAAAGCAGCGCCTTTTCCATTGCCGGGGGGGGGGACACCATTGCGGCGATCAACAAATTCCATATCGAAGATAAGGTCTCCTACATCAGTACGGGTGGGGGTGCCTTTCTGGAATTTCTCGAAGGCAAGACCCTGCCCGCCGTAGCCATGCTGGAAGAACGTGCACGAGGTACACACACTTGA
- the fba gene encoding class II fructose-bisphosphate aldolase (catalyzes the reversible aldol condensation of dihydroxyacetonephosphate and glyceraldehyde 3-phosphate in the Calvin cycle, glycolysis, and/or gluconeogenesis), whose protein sequence is MALVSLRQLLDHAAEHSYGIPAFNVNNLEQVRAIMEAAAAADAPVILQASAGARKYAGEPFLRHLILAAIEEYPDIPVVLHQDHGASPAVCIQAIRSGFSSVMMDGSLLEDAKTPASYDYNATVTGRVVEMSHAVGVTVEGELGCLGSLETGMAGEEDGVGAEGCLSHDQMLTDPEEAARFVKATKVDALAIAIGTSHGAYKFTRPPTGKVLRIDRIKEIHARIPDTHLVMHGSSSVPQDWLKIIHEFGGDIGETYGVPVEEIQEGIKYGVRKVNIDTDLRLAATGAVRQSLAKNPKNFDPRKFLTASLDAMRDICRQRYEAFGSAGQASKIKAIPLDTMFRRYSKGELDPRVTGV, encoded by the coding sequence ATGGCCCTGGTTTCATTGCGTCAGTTGTTGGATCATGCCGCAGAACACAGCTACGGCATCCCCGCCTTTAACGTCAACAACCTGGAGCAGGTGCGCGCGATCATGGAAGCGGCAGCTGCCGCCGACGCGCCGGTCATCCTTCAGGCGTCTGCCGGCGCCCGCAAGTATGCCGGCGAACCCTTTCTGCGCCATCTGATTCTGGCCGCCATCGAAGAGTATCCCGACATCCCCGTCGTCCTGCATCAGGATCACGGCGCGAGCCCGGCGGTTTGCATCCAGGCCATCCGCTCCGGCTTCTCCAGCGTGATGATGGACGGTTCTCTGCTGGAGGACGCCAAGACCCCCGCCAGCTATGATTACAACGCCACTGTGACCGGCAGGGTCGTGGAGATGTCCCACGCCGTCGGTGTGACCGTCGAGGGCGAACTGGGCTGCCTCGGCTCCCTGGAAACCGGCATGGCGGGCGAAGAGGACGGTGTCGGTGCCGAGGGCTGTCTGAGCCATGACCAGATGCTGACCGATCCCGAAGAAGCGGCCCGATTCGTGAAAGCCACCAAAGTGGACGCCCTGGCGATCGCCATCGGCACCAGCCACGGCGCTTACAAGTTCACCCGGCCGCCGACCGGCAAGGTCCTGCGTATCGACCGGATCAAGGAAATTCACGCCCGCATCCCGGATACCCATCTGGTCATGCATGGCTCCAGCTCGGTGCCGCAGGACTGGCTGAAGATCATCCACGAATTCGGTGGCGACATCGGCGAAACCTACGGTGTGCCGGTAGAGGAAATTCAGGAAGGCATCAAGTACGGCGTGCGCAAGGTCAATATCGATACCGATCTGCGTCTGGCGGCAACCGGCGCGGTGCGTCAGAGTCTGGCCAAAAATCCCAAGAACTTTGATCCTCGCAAGTTCCTGACCGCCTCCCTCGATGCCATGCGCGATATCTGCCGTCAGCGTTATGAGGCCTTCGGTAGCGCCGGGCAGGCCAGCAAGATCAAGGCCATCCCGCTGGATACCATGTTCAGGCGTTACAGCAAGGGTGAACTCGACCCCCGCGTCACCGGCGTCTAA
- the glpX gene encoding class II fructose-bisphosphatase, with product MASIGNLALSLLPVTESAARAASGWIGRGEKELGDGAAVDAMRIAIAQVPMRGVVVIGEGEKDEAPMLYNGEVVGSGAGPEVEIAVDPVEGTTFLAQGMPGSICVLAAAPKGSMFQPGPAFYMDKLIVPAPARGKIDPAAPMKDKLHDLARAVGKDVRELRIFLLKKPRHEAMIREIQAAGATVRLQTDGDVSGGIMAALGTKVDAMMGIGGTPEGVISACAARAMGADMFGCLAPQKPGEAEAIAAAGLKAGQWLGRDELVSSDDVLFVATGLTSGDILDGVTRSHYFVESESLVISGHDGILRRVRTHQRID from the coding sequence ATGGCCTCCATAGGTAATCTCGCACTGTCCCTGCTTCCCGTCACTGAATCCGCGGCCCGTGCCGCGAGCGGCTGGATCGGCCGCGGTGAAAAAGAACTCGGCGACGGTGCCGCGGTGGACGCCATGCGCATCGCCATTGCCCAGGTTCCCATGCGTGGGGTGGTGGTCATCGGCGAGGGCGAAAAGGACGAAGCGCCCATGCTCTACAATGGTGAGGTGGTGGGCTCGGGTGCTGGTCCAGAGGTAGAGATTGCCGTTGACCCGGTCGAAGGAACCACCTTTCTGGCCCAGGGTATGCCCGGCTCCATCTGTGTGCTGGCCGCGGCTCCCAAAGGCAGCATGTTCCAGCCCGGTCCAGCCTTCTATATGGACAAGCTGATCGTCCCGGCCCCGGCCCGCGGCAAAATCGATCCCGCTGCACCCATGAAGGATAAGCTCCACGACCTGGCTCGCGCCGTCGGCAAGGACGTCCGTGAATTGCGCATCTTCCTGCTCAAGAAGCCGCGTCACGAGGCTATGATCCGCGAAATTCAGGCCGCTGGCGCCACCGTGCGCCTACAGACAGACGGCGACGTCAGCGGTGGCATCATGGCCGCCCTCGGCACCAAGGTGGACGCCATGATGGGCATCGGTGGCACTCCGGAAGGCGTCATTTCCGCCTGCGCCGCCCGCGCCATGGGCGCCGACATGTTTGGATGCCTCGCGCCGCAGAAACCTGGCGAAGCAGAAGCCATTGCCGCCGCCGGCCTCAAGGCCGGGCAGTGGCTGGGGCGTGATGAACTGGTGTCCAGCGATGACGTGCTCTTCGTAGCCACCGGCTTGACTTCCGGCGACATCCTCGATGGCGTAACCCGCTCTCACTACTTTGTGGAAAGTGAGAGCCTGGTTATTTCTGGTCACGACGGCATTCTGCGCCGGGTCCGTACCCACCAGCGCATCGACTGA
- the ispH gene encoding 4-hydroxy-3-methylbut-2-enyl diphosphate reductase, with the protein MDILLANPRGFCAGVNRAIQIVDRALELFGAPIYVRHEVVHNRHVVEDLRARGAIFVEELDEVPDAATVIFSAHGVPIAVREHAAARGLSVFDATCPLVTKVHMEVKKYSRDGMEMVLIGHAGHPEVEGTMGQVEEGMMYLVSNVSDVATLAPRNPDKLAYITQTTLSMDDTAEVIVALRSRFPLIEGPKKDDICYATQNRQDAVKSLAPDVDILLVVGAPNSSNSSRLAELGTRLGTQTHLIEDAQQLRREWFEGVGKIGISAGASAPESLVQEIMDTLRGWGARVPQEMPGVEEKVTFSLPLALIQAQTRREGA; encoded by the coding sequence ATGGATATTTTGTTAGCCAATCCGCGTGGTTTCTGCGCGGGGGTCAACCGGGCGATTCAGATCGTCGATCGCGCCCTGGAGCTTTTCGGTGCGCCTATCTATGTGCGTCACGAGGTCGTTCACAACCGTCACGTCGTCGAAGACCTGCGCGCCCGTGGCGCCATTTTCGTCGAGGAGCTGGATGAAGTACCGGACGCGGCTACGGTCATTTTCAGTGCCCATGGCGTGCCCATCGCCGTCCGTGAGCACGCGGCGGCGCGGGGTCTGAGCGTCTTCGACGCCACCTGCCCGCTGGTGACCAAGGTGCATATGGAAGTCAAGAAATACAGCCGGGACGGTATGGAAATGGTGCTCATCGGTCACGCCGGACACCCGGAGGTGGAAGGCACCATGGGTCAGGTCGAGGAGGGCATGATGTATCTGGTTTCCAATGTCTCCGATGTGGCCACCCTGGCGCCCCGCAACCCGGACAAGCTCGCCTACATCACTCAGACCACCTTGAGCATGGATGACACCGCAGAAGTGATCGTCGCCTTGCGCTCACGTTTTCCCCTCATCGAAGGCCCGAAAAAAGATGATATCTGTTATGCCACCCAGAACCGCCAGGACGCGGTGAAGTCGCTGGCCCCTGATGTCGACATCCTGCTGGTGGTGGGTGCGCCGAACAGTTCCAATTCCAGCCGTCTGGCAGAACTGGGGACGCGGCTGGGGACGCAGACCCATCTCATCGAGGACGCTCAGCAGTTGCGCCGCGAATGGTTCGAAGGTGTGGGGAAGATTGGTATCAGTGCCGGGGCTTCGGCGCCGGAAAGCCTGGTCCAGGAGATTATGGACACCCTCCGGGGCTGGGGCGCCAGAGTGCCCCAAGAAATGCCCGGCGTAGAGGAAAAGGTGACTTTCAGCCTGCCTCTGGCGCTGATACAGGCGCAGACGCGGCGGGAAGGCGCCTGA
- a CDS encoding inositol monophosphatase family protein, producing the protein MIPEIDQQWVGKLLRTSAERFVLPRFHAVSASRKPDGSIVTSADIDSQNFLQDMLTARYPDIPLLGEEMSATEQTRLLHEADALWCLDPLDGSSNFAAGVPIFGISLALLQGGHSVLGWVYDPVRAELFSAAKGSGARVDGVRMAVRQAPALGQCVGVVDYKRLDRALALRLIDERPFHSQRNFGASVLEWCWLAAGRYHFYLHGAQQLWDRAAGALILHEAGGRATQFNGGSLSENDLQTRSVLATLDPRLHQSWSRWLEAVGETPAEFPKAAL; encoded by the coding sequence ATGATACCGGAAATCGACCAGCAATGGGTCGGCAAACTGCTGCGCACCAGTGCCGAACGCTTCGTTCTGCCCCGTTTCCACGCCGTCAGCGCCAGCCGCAAACCCGATGGCAGTATCGTCACCAGCGCCGATATCGATAGCCAGAATTTTTTGCAGGACATGCTCACGGCCCGTTATCCCGACATTCCCCTGCTGGGAGAAGAAATGAGTGCAACGGAACAAACCCGCCTGCTGCACGAGGCCGACGCCCTTTGGTGCCTGGATCCGCTGGATGGCAGCAGCAATTTTGCCGCCGGCGTCCCGATCTTCGGTATCTCCCTGGCGCTACTGCAAGGTGGGCACTCGGTGCTCGGATGGGTGTACGACCCGGTGCGCGCCGAGCTCTTCTCCGCAGCAAAGGGGAGCGGCGCACGGGTGGACGGCGTTCGCATGGCGGTTCGACAGGCACCGGCGCTCGGGCAATGCGTCGGCGTCGTAGACTACAAAAGGCTCGATCGCGCTCTCGCCCTGCGCCTGATCGACGAACGGCCCTTCCACAGCCAACGCAACTTCGGCGCTTCCGTCCTCGAATGGTGCTGGCTCGCTGCCGGACGTTATCATTTTTACCTGCACGGCGCGCAACAGCTCTGGGATCGCGCCGCAGGCGCCCTGATACTGCATGAGGCGGGCGGCAGGGCCACGCAATTCAACGGCGGCAGCCTCAGCGAAAACGATCTGCAAACGCGCTCCGTGCTCGCCACCCTCGATCCGCGGTTGCACCAGAGTTGGTCACGGTGGCTGGAAGCGGTCGGTGAAACGCCTGCTGAGTTCCCAAAGGCAGCCCTTTGA
- the pyk gene encoding pyruvate kinase — MIRRTKIVATLGPASSDVRVIDRLIEAGVDVVRLNFSHGAAEDHVKRAEMVRERARAHGRAVGVLADLQGPKIRIGKFAEGKIHIREGEPFILDATCAIGDQTRVGVTYPQLVNDVDRGATLLLNDGMIVLWVEKVQGPEIHTRVVQGGELSNSKGINRAGGGLTAPALTDKDRADIITAARLEADYLAVSFPRSAADMEEARRLFREAGGHGALVAKIERAEAVEAIEEILAVSEAVMVARGDLGVEIGDAAVPPVQKRIIALAQKYNCLTITATQMMESMIHQPIPTRAEVSDVANAVLDGTDAVMLSAETASGAFPVEAVAAMDRTCREAERQAPLTGTVQIIDRPLERMDETIAAAAILATMRAPIVAIAAFTESGSTALWLSRANPRVPIYALTPQVYTRRKVTLYRGVHPVNFPQSRHDDPLQVMHAAEDELRRRGVVRDGDLILITIGEPMGAPGGTNTLKLVRVGDVTHRA, encoded by the coding sequence TTGATACGCCGGACGAAGATCGTCGCAACCCTGGGTCCCGCCAGTTCTGATGTGCGGGTCATCGATCGTCTGATCGAGGCGGGTGTTGATGTCGTTCGCCTCAACTTCTCCCATGGCGCGGCAGAGGATCACGTCAAGCGTGCGGAGATGGTCCGGGAAAGGGCGCGCGCTCACGGCCGGGCTGTCGGGGTGCTGGCCGATCTGCAGGGACCCAAAATCCGCATCGGCAAATTTGCCGAAGGCAAGATCCATATCCGGGAAGGCGAGCCTTTTATTCTCGATGCCACGTGCGCCATTGGCGATCAGACGCGGGTTGGCGTGACCTACCCGCAACTGGTCAATGATGTGGATCGGGGGGCAACCCTGCTGCTCAATGACGGCATGATCGTGCTCTGGGTGGAAAAGGTGCAGGGCCCCGAAATTCACACCCGGGTGGTGCAGGGTGGTGAACTCTCCAACAGCAAGGGCATCAACCGGGCGGGTGGTGGCCTGACGGCGCCGGCGCTGACAGATAAGGACCGGGCGGATATCATCACCGCGGCGCGCCTCGAGGCCGACTATCTGGCGGTCTCTTTTCCGCGCAGCGCCGCCGATATGGAAGAAGCGCGTCGTCTCTTCCGCGAAGCGGGTGGTCACGGCGCCCTGGTTGCCAAAATCGAGCGGGCCGAGGCGGTAGAGGCCATCGAAGAGATTCTGGCGGTGTCCGAGGCCGTCATGGTGGCGCGGGGCGATCTCGGCGTTGAGATCGGCGATGCGGCGGTGCCTCCGGTGCAGAAGCGGATTATCGCCTTGGCGCAGAAGTACAACTGTCTGACGATCACGGCGACGCAGATGATGGAGTCCATGATTCACCAGCCGATTCCTACCCGCGCCGAAGTTTCCGATGTGGCCAATGCGGTCCTCGACGGTACGGATGCGGTGATGCTGTCCGCCGAAACGGCGAGCGGAGCCTTTCCGGTAGAGGCGGTCGCCGCCATGGACCGTACCTGTCGCGAAGCCGAGCGCCAGGCGCCGCTCACCGGTACCGTGCAGATCATCGACCGGCCGCTGGAACGCATGGACGAAACCATCGCGGCGGCAGCGATTCTGGCCACCATGCGCGCGCCCATCGTGGCCATCGCGGCTTTTACCGAGAGCGGTTCCACGGCCCTGTGGCTGTCCCGTGCCAATCCCCGGGTGCCCATCTACGCGCTGACTCCCCAGGTCTATACCCGGCGCAAGGTGACTTTGTATCGCGGTGTCCACCCGGTCAATTTCCCCCAGAGTCGCCATGATGACCCCCTGCAGGTGATGCATGCGGCCGAGGATGAACTGCGGCGGCGCGGCGTCGTTCGCGACGGAGATTTGATCCTCATCACCATCGGTGAGCCCATGGGCGCTCCGGGTGGCACCAATACCCTCAAGCTGGTGCGGGTCGGCGATGTCACGCACCGCGCCTGA
- a CDS encoding 16S rRNA (uracil(1498)-N(3))-methyltransferase, whose amino-acid sequence MPRIHLYADSDLPESGPFLLPAGASHHLLKVLRARHGQELTLFNGDGWMYQASLTGISGAQAQLAIRGRQPRSTGSPLAIQVFLPLTRGERWDWSLQKAVELGVRWIQPVACRHGVVQLSEARGEKRLARWRDIVIAACEQSGSTTIPELAPPVALETAWAGVRGAAFVLDPEGGQRFTDLGHPGPEITLLSGPEGGLAAEEVAAAQAHGFRSLRMGPRILRAETAAIAAIAVAQALWGDL is encoded by the coding sequence ATGCCGCGCATTCACTTATACGCCGATTCCGACCTGCCCGAAAGCGGCCCCTTTTTGCTGCCGGCAGGTGCCAGCCATCATCTGCTCAAGGTGTTGCGCGCCCGCCATGGCCAGGAGCTGACCCTGTTCAATGGCGATGGCTGGATGTATCAGGCGTCCCTGACCGGGATTTCGGGGGCGCAAGCGCAGTTGGCGATCCGGGGGCGGCAACCGCGATCGACCGGTTCGCCGCTGGCTATTCAGGTGTTTTTGCCACTGACGCGCGGCGAGCGCTGGGACTGGAGCCTACAGAAGGCAGTGGAGCTGGGGGTGCGGTGGATTCAGCCGGTGGCCTGCCGCCACGGAGTGGTGCAACTGAGTGAAGCACGCGGGGAGAAACGTCTGGCGCGCTGGCGGGATATCGTCATTGCGGCCTGCGAGCAAAGCGGCAGCACGACGATTCCCGAACTCGCTCCGCCGGTTGCGCTGGAAACCGCATGGGCGGGTGTGCGGGGAGCCGCCTTCGTACTCGACCCGGAGGGTGGGCAGCGCTTTACCGATCTTGGCCATCCGGGGCCGGAGATCACCCTGCTCAGTGGCCCCGAGGGTGGGCTGGCAGCAGAAGAGGTAGCCGCCGCGCAGGCCCACGGCTTTCGCTCGTTGCGCATGGGACCGCGCATCCTGCGCGCGGAGACTGCCGCCATTGCCGCTATCGCCGTCGCCCAGGCGCTGTGGGGCGATCTCTGA
- the tkt gene encoding transketolase — protein MTVTRTDLANAIRVLTMDAVEKAKSGHPGMPMGMADIAEVLWNDFLVHNPANTHWANRDRFILSNGHGSLLQYALLHLTGYDVSMEDLKNFRQWHSKTPGHPEYRDTPGIETTTGPLGQGLANGVGMALAERMLASHFNRPDHEIIHHYTYVFLGDGCLMEGISHEACSLAGVWGLGKLICFYDDNNISIDGHVGDWFADNTPARFEAYGWHVIRHVDGHDPEAIKMAIVDARKQTDKPTLICCKTVIGHGSPNKAGSHDCHGAPLGAEEVCLTRENLGWSAEPFQIPEAVYRAYDARAKGEAAEADWKARFAKYRELYPEEAAELERRLAGTPASDFDAAVAVLIADFRKTAPKIATRVASGQCIQALAPKLPEFIGGSADLTPSNNTRWKEAIDIGPHRLMGNYIHYGVREFGMSAIMNGVALYGGFLPFGGTFLIFSDYSRNAIRMSALMGIRVIYVMTHDSIGLGEDGPTHQPIEQVNSLRLIPNLHVWRPADAVETAIAWESSVKLERTPSLLALSRQNLPALPHTDETVANARRGGYVLKEAANGKAEGILIATGSEVELALAAQAKLAEQGHHVRVVSMPCMNIFAAQDAAYQERVLPSSITKRVAIEAGTTGLWYRYVGLHGAVIGIDHFGASAPAPVLFEKFGFTADNVVAHFQAL, from the coding sequence ATGACTGTGACCCGTACTGATCTGGCGAACGCCATCCGCGTTCTCACCATGGACGCCGTGGAAAAGGCAAAATCCGGCCATCCCGGCATGCCCATGGGCATGGCGGACATCGCCGAAGTGCTGTGGAACGACTTTCTGGTCCACAACCCCGCCAATACCCATTGGGCCAACCGCGACCGCTTCATTCTGTCCAATGGACACGGCTCCCTCCTGCAGTACGCGCTCCTCCATCTCACCGGCTACGATGTCTCCATGGAAGACCTCAAAAACTTCCGTCAGTGGCACAGCAAGACCCCCGGTCATCCGGAGTACCGCGACACTCCAGGCATTGAAACCACCACTGGCCCCCTGGGTCAGGGCCTTGCCAACGGTGTCGGAATGGCGCTGGCGGAGCGTATGCTGGCCAGTCACTTCAACCGCCCCGATCATGAAATCATCCATCACTACACGTATGTATTCCTCGGTGACGGCTGCCTCATGGAAGGCATTTCTCATGAGGCCTGTTCCCTGGCGGGCGTCTGGGGGCTGGGCAAGCTCATCTGTTTCTACGATGACAACAACATCTCCATTGACGGTCATGTGGGTGACTGGTTCGCCGACAACACCCCGGCGCGTTTCGAGGCTTACGGCTGGCATGTGATCCGTCACGTCGACGGACATGACCCCGAAGCCATCAAAATGGCCATCGTGGACGCCCGCAAGCAGACCGACAAGCCCACCCTGATCTGCTGCAAAACCGTCATCGGCCACGGCTCCCCCAACAAGGCCGGCAGCCATGACTGTCATGGCGCGCCTCTGGGTGCCGAAGAAGTCTGCCTGACCCGGGAAAACCTGGGCTGGTCCGCGGAGCCGTTCCAGATCCCCGAGGCCGTCTACCGCGCCTATGATGCCCGGGCCAAAGGAGAGGCCGCGGAGGCCGACTGGAAGGCCCGTTTCGCCAAATACCGGGAACTCTATCCCGAAGAGGCGGCGGAGCTCGAGCGGCGCCTGGCCGGCACCCCCGCCAGCGATTTCGATGCGGCGGTGGCGGTGCTCATCGCCGATTTCCGTAAGACGGCGCCCAAAATCGCTACCCGCGTGGCATCCGGTCAGTGCATTCAGGCCCTTGCACCGAAGTTGCCCGAATTTATCGGTGGTTCCGCCGACCTGACGCCTTCCAACAACACGCGCTGGAAGGAAGCCATCGACATCGGCCCCCATCGCCTGATGGGCAACTACATCCACTACGGCGTGCGGGAATTCGGCATGTCCGCCATCATGAACGGCGTCGCTCTCTACGGCGGTTTCCTGCCCTTCGGCGGCACCTTCCTGATTTTCTCCGACTACAGCCGCAATGCGATCCGGATGTCGGCGCTGATGGGTATTCGCGTGATCTATGTGATGACCCATGACTCCATCGGTCTCGGCGAAGACGGCCCCACTCACCAGCCCATCGAGCAGGTCAACAGCCTGCGTCTGATCCCCAACCTCCATGTCTGGCGCCCGGCGGATGCCGTGGAAACCGCCATCGCCTGGGAATCCTCGGTCAAACTGGAGCGGACGCCGTCCCTGCTGGCCCTCAGCCGGCAGAACCTCCCGGCGCTGCCCCACACCGACGAGACCGTGGCCAATGCCCGGCGCGGCGGCTATGTGCTCAAGGAGGCCGCAAACGGCAAGGCCGAGGGTATCCTGATCGCCACCGGCTCCGAAGTGGAGCTGGCGCTGGCGGCCCAGGCCAAACTGGCGGAGCAGGGACATCACGTGCGCGTGGTTTCCATGCCGTGCATGAATATCTTTGCGGCGCAGGACGCGGCGTATCAGGAACGTGTCCTGCCAAGCAGCATCACCAAGCGTGTGGCCATCGAAGCGGGCACCACGGGGCTCTGGTACCGGTATGTGGGTCTGCACGGCGCGGTCATCGGCATCGACCACTTTGGCGCCTCGGCCCCGGCCCCGGTCCTGTTCGAGAAGTTCGGCTTTACGGCGGATAACGTCGTCGCGCACTTCCAGGCACTGTAA